In one window of Plasmodium berghei ANKA genome assembly, chromosome: 14 DNA:
- a CDS encoding histone acetyltransferase subunit NuA4, putative produces MKHKVKKDIIKCKKKLENSIKALEEKIFRLETEYHKNCNVDGGNLLKGWDSYLRKTQIEPLCFKTFRDDYSDAYIERILSLTSCTSPANALFQNVHIEKDSHHL; encoded by the coding sequence atgaagcataaagttaaaaaagatattataaaatgcaaaaaaaaattggaaaatTCAATAAAGGCtttagaagaaaaaatatttaggCTTGAAACAGAATATCACAAAAATTGTAATGTTGATGGAGGAAACTTGCTCAAAGGCTGGGACAGTTATTTAAGAAAAACACAAATCGAACCACTATGTTTTAAAACCTTTAGAGATGATTATAGTGATGCATACATCGAAagaatattatcattaacATCATGTACATCACCAGCCAATGCtttatttcaaaatgtACATATAGAAAAGGATAGCcatcatttataa